One Setaria viridis chromosome 3, Setaria_viridis_v4.0, whole genome shotgun sequence DNA window includes the following coding sequences:
- the LOC117849715 gene encoding uncharacterized protein isoform X1 codes for MPPPPPDRRDYLYREGRRHDGGGAGDPLLPPAPTPPRWRDSPYHPPPPPPLRDHARPSPRRAPSSASSEGYYRQGGGAYDRSYPDEPPLGYTPSRSDRYWVEDDGGGYKSFGRYGGGGGGRRDGREVRGSYRRSPFRGYGSDFSRNHPEQPPPPPPRRSPLRSVAVPICYDPPGNRVDRGDRDNLPRVTPWRRRESRSEAADAAGAGPVSLGQTTRPASSEKEASAQPPAGSAPLGTEDEAPRKKARLGWGQGLAKYEKQKVHGPADPAEAVADGSPAEAEQKTAFPVPVLPAPPASAPAPEPPAAPAPPPPAAPAPPPPAVPAPPPPAAPAPLPEPPAEPVPEPPAAPAPVLVPVPAPAPAPVPAPAPAPVPAPAFCTSPVDTPSSAPPYCTSAPEDKSCEQTGTVTNPTKDVPEAADKAVNNEFSINLDQLGDDPINSLANMLADLLQHDDSCSGDSKGPTSTSKLLLLKESISKEIEKTELEIDLLEGELKSVNTEAGTAVEGSPTGVTYAENLSPSSGTSKVPESAEISQASHVMKEPGELIPSPKPPVVQDADVKGADMMEIEPAPVRNAKTLSSEESAVSPGVAEGPVCAAADLSPLKASERAGSQNDMHNDRLETSSCHVNADSIKTEISDDIPVTQCSDHDHKYSLFGSVTSANNNIAKVMNESLFKSLPADTPHLDLLASSHLLSQRKNDHHIRERLGVCKNRLRLKEQILTLKFKAYRHLWKEDLRLLSAKKQRPKSNKRIDQSNRTSHIGSQRQRSSNRSRLAMPAGNLSTFSTPEMSDVASKLFSEFQIKRCRNYLKMPALIIDEREKERSRFVSKNGFVDDPVLVEKERVMINPWTQEEKEIFMEMFAKFGKDFSKISSFLMHKTTADCVEFYYKHHKSDSFREVKKLLDLRQQQPASNFLGAKSGKKWNPEANAASLDMLGVASVVAAHGLEYANRVEKISAKSLIRTAYGSNVSFAAKKSSDMECIDNVPLHERESVAADVLAGICSTLSPEGMGSCITSSADPGQKISMTRMEHGLAPEIDRSIDEEDTLSDQECEVDPVDWNDDEKSVFIEAMNNYGKDFARISSCVKSKSYEQCKVFFSKARKSLGLDLIHQGAADVSMPTSDTNGGRSDTDEACAAEMDSAICSTQSCSEIEKDVCPTEKAIGGIITKQPELNISNGFDVVDGKTEEDEKKADKNCSIVDHGRFNEDTHQVACGTIDINCPESTEKLQGKDDVVDQVNMQNNSAISSSPEQAMAAHPEVRSSLHSVEVLHQTNKAPLGSGTDASQMEECSNQALDNKLRKAGNSGASACIASDISTKDNVHFANMTGASTISPAFPPSYKHSVPADMPPTKPKPLVTPLTPKDLMPVQFSSAVPDPTVICFDGIASITMPNFDDSGNRVSSALGAKDMSKYPAFKDPTGNQHDALFRNVDGYTNHLTTKLPFFSERTASGTVSTSQTDRFTLTKFQNGRSSSLGLPNTSDGIQWARKHEEVLQGSLRSCSHNTSSEGDEQQKRPGDVKLFGKILSHQSSLQSPVPPCNGNKSKPPSPKIDISSVRSLNNPRDRVVCSSRPGITHLGLEERTAKSYGHLDGSTTQPEPLLMMAKCQSLAGVPFYSAKNGTVGVFSDYQQPSIQPHQSDPKRLERFSDPQKRNGVEFISGFQQPSKISRFGGAGILVSGVSDPVAALKAQYGPGSKVMGSDVDPWKDIGSR; via the exons atgcctccgccgccaccggatcGGAGGGACTATCTGTACAGGGAGGGCCGcaggcacgacggcggcggcgcgggcgacccGCTCCTGCCGCCCGCCCCCACGCCACCGCGCTGGCGGGACTCGCCGtaccacccgccgccgccaccgcccctgcgGGACCACGCGCGGCCCTCGCCCCGTCGGGCGCCGTCGTCGGCCTCCTCAG AAGGTTACTACCGACAGGGCGGTGGCGCGTACGACCGCTCCTACCCTGATGAGCCGCCGCTAGGCTACACGCCCTCGCGCTCAGACCGGTACTGGGTGGAAGACGACGGCGGGGGATACAAGAGCTTCGGCCGGtatggtggtggaggcggcggccggagggacGGCCGTGAGGTGAGGGGTTCTTACCGAAGGTCCCCGTTCAGGGGCTATGGAAGTGACTTCTCCAGAAACCATCCGGAGCAgccccctccgccaccgccgaggaGGTCTCCGTTGAGGTCAGTCGCTGTTCCGATCTGCTATGACCCTCCGGGCAATAGAGTTGACAGGGGGGATAGGGACAACCTCCCACGGGTGACACCAtggcggaggagggagagcaGATCTGAGGCTGCGGATGCCGCTGGGGCTGGACCTGTGTCTCTTGGCCAGACCACTCGACCGGCCTCCTCAGAAAAGGAGGCTTCAGCTCAGCCTCCAGCTGGTTCAGCTCCTCTTGGAACTGAGGATGAGGCGCCAAGGAAGAAGGCTCGACTTGGATGGGGGCAAGGTTTGGCCAAGTATGAGAAGCAGAAGGTGCACGGCCCTGCAGATCCTGCTGAAGCTGTTGCTGAtgggagcccagctgaggctGAACAGAAGACTGCTTTTCCTGTGCCTGTGCTGCCTGCACCTCCTGCTTCTGCGCCTGCACCTGAGCCTcctgctgcacctgcacctccgcctcctgctgcacctgcacctcCGCCTCCTGCGGTGCctgcacctccacctcctgcggCGCCTGCACCTCTGCCTGAGCCTCCTGCAGAGCCTGTGCCTGAGCCACCAGCTGCGCCTGCACCTGTGCTGGTGCCGGTGCCTGCACCTGCGCCTGCCCCGGTGCCTGCACCTGCGCCTGCCCCCGTGCCTGCACCTGCGTTTTGCACTTCTCCAGTTGATACACCATCATCTGCACCACCATATTGTACCTCAG CACCTGAAGATAAATCATGTGAACAGACGGGTACGGTCACCAACCCTACTAAAGATGTCCCTGAAGCTGCTGATAAAGCTGTCAACAATGAGTTCTCCATTAATTTAGATCAGCTGGGGGATGATCCTATTAATTCCCTTGCAAACATGCTTGCTGACCTTCTTCAGCATGATGATTCTTGCTCTGGGGATTCAAAAGGTCCAACCAGTACAAGTAAGCTGCTGCTACTGAAGGAAAGCATTTCCAAGGAGATCGAAAAAACTGAATTAGAGATTGATTTGTTGGAAGGTGAACTTAAATCTGTGAATACTGAGGCTGGAACAGCTGTTGAAGGTTCTCCCACAGGTGTCACTTATGCAGAAAATCTTTCACCTTCTAGTGGGACATCAAAGGTCCCTGAAAGTGCTGAGATCTCTCAAGCATCTCATGTGATGAAAGAACCAGGGGAGCTCATCCCTTCTCCCAAGCCACCTGTGGTGCAGGATGCTGATGTCAAAGGTGCTGATATGATGGAAATCGAGCCAGCTCCAGTTCGTAATGCTAAAACACTTTCCTCAGAAGAGAGTGCTGTATCTCCTGGAGTTGCAGAGGGTCCGGTCTGTGCTGCTGCTGATCTTAGCCCATTGAAAGCTTCTGAACGAGCTGGCTCTCAAAATGATATGCACAATGATAGGTTGGAAACTTCTTCATGCCATGTTAATGCTGATTCCATCAAAACAGAAATCAGTGATGACATACCAGTGACGCAATGCTCAGACCATGATCATAAGTATAGCTTATTCGGTTCAGTTACATCTGCCAATAATAATATAGCCAAAGTAATGAATGAATCGCTATTTAAATCATTGCCTGCTGATACACCCCACCTTGATTTATTGGCATCAAGTCATCTTCTGAGCCAAAGGAAGAATGACCATCATATTAGAGAGAGGCTTGGGGTATGTAAAAATAGGCTGAGATTGAAGGAGCAGATTCTTACCTTAAAGTTCAAGGCATATCGTCACTTGTGGAAAGAGGATCTGCGACTACTTTCTGCAAAGAAACAACGCCCAAAGTCTAACAAGCGCATTGATCAGAGCAACCGGACATCACATATTGGATCTCAGAGGCAACGCTCTTCCAACCGCTCACGATTGGCCATGCCTG CTGGTAATTTAAGTACATTCTCGACTCCAGAAATGTCAGATGTTGCAAGCAAGTTattttcagaatttcagatTAAGCGCTGCAGAAACTACTTGAAAATGCCTGCCCTGATTATAGATGAAAGAGAGAAGGAACGCTCGAGGTTTGTCAGCAAGAATGGCTTCGTTGATGACCCTGTTTTAGTAGAGAAGGAGCGGGTAATGATAAATCCATGGAcacaagaagaaaaggaaatatttATGGAGATGTTTGCTAAATTTGGTAAGGATTTCTCCAAGATCTCCAGTTTCCTTATGCACAAAACTACTGCCGACTGTGTTGAGTTCTACTACAAGCATCATAAATCAGACAGTTTCCGAGAAGTCAAGAAACTTTTGGACCTTCGTCAACAACAACCTGCTAGCAATTTTCTGGGAGCAAAATCTGGGAAGAAATGGAATCCTGAGGCGAATGCTGCTTCTCTTGATATGCTAGGGGTAGCATCAGTAGTAGCTGCCCATGGCCTTGAATATGCAAACAGAGTGGAGAAAATCTCTGCGAAATCCCTCATCCGGACTGCATATGGGTCCAATGTTTCCTTTGCGGCCAAAAAATCTTCTGACATGGAATGCATTGACAATGTACCTTTGCATGAGAGAGAATCTGTAGCTGCTGATGTGTTAGCAGGGATATGTAGCACTCTCTCTCCTGAGGGAATGGGCTCGTGCATTACTAGTTCTGCTGATCCTGGTCAGAAGATTAGCATGACAAGAATGGAGCATGGCTTAGCCCCTGAAATTGACAGAAGCATTGATGAGGAAGATACACTCTCAGATCAAGAGTGTGAAGTTGATCCAGTTGATTGGAATGATGATGAGAAGTCAGTTTTCATCGAGGCTATGAATAACTATGGAAAGGATTTTGCTCGGATTTCATCATGCGTGAAGAGCAAGTCGTATGAACAGTGCAAAGTATTCTTCAGCAAGGCTCGGAAATCACTTGGTTTGGATTTGATCCATCAAGGAGCAGCTGATGTTAGTATGCCAACTAGTGATACAAATGGAGGGCGGAGTGATACTGATGAGGCCTGCGCTGCTGAAATGGATTCAGCAATCTGTAGCACACAGTCATGTTCAGAAATTGAGAAGGATGTATGTCCTACTGAAAAAGCCATTGGAGGTATAATCACTAAGCAGCCAGAACTTAATATATCAAATGGGTTTGATGTTGTAGATGGTAAAACTGAGGAAGATGAGAAGAAAGCTGATAAAAATTGCAGTATTGTTGATCATGGAAGGTTCAATGAAGATACTCATCAAGTAGCATGTGGTACTATTGACATTAATTGCCCAGAAAGCACAGAGAAACTGCAAGGAAAAGATGATGTCGTTGACCAAGTAAATATGCAAAACAATAGTGCCATCAGCTCCTCGCCTGAGCAAGCAATGGCAGCGCACCCGGAAGTCAGATCCAGTTTACATTCTGTCGAGGTACTTCATCAAACAAACAAAGCCCCTTTGGGTAGTGGCACTGATGCTTCCCAGATGGAAGAGTGTTCAAACCAAGCTCTTGATAATAAACTAAGGAAAGCTGGAAATTCTGGTGCCTCAGCTTGCATAGCTTCAGATATCTCTACTAAGGACAATGTTCACTTTGCAAACATGACTGGTGCTTCCACCATTAGTCCTGCATTTCCTCCAAGCTATAAGCACTCTGTGCCAGCAGATATGCCTCCAACAAAACCAAAGCCACTGGTTACTCCCCTTACCCCAAAAGATTTAATGCCTGTGCAGTTCAGTTCTGCGGTTCCTGATCCTACCGTGATTTGTTTTGATGGCATAGCTTCAATAACTATGCCCAATTTTGATGACAGTGGCAACAGAGTCAGCAGTGCTTTAGGGGCCAAAGACATGAGCAAGTACCCAGCTTTTAAAGACCCAACTGGTAATCAGCATGACGCATTGTTTCGTAATGTTGATGGTTACACGAATCATCTGACAACTAAATTACcatttttttctgaaagaaCTGCAAGTGGCACTGTGAGTACTTCTCAGACTGATCGGTTCACTCTAACAAAATTCCAGAATGGCAGGTCCAGCAGCTTGGGCCTTCCAAACACTTCTGATGGGATTCAATGGGCCAGAAAACACGAAGAAGTACTGCAAGGCTCTTTGAGGTCATGCTCTCACAATACAAGCTCTGAGGGTGATGAACAACAAAAGCGGCCTGGTGATGTCAAGTTATTTGGGAAGATTCTCAGTCATCAATCATCCTTGCAAAGTCCTGTCCCACCATGTAATGGTAACAAGAGCAAGCCTCCCTCGCCAAAGATTGACATATCATCTGTGAGATCGTTGAACAATCCACGGGATCGTGTGGTTTGTTCTTCCAGGCCAGGCATCACTCATTTAGGTCTGGAGGAAAGAACAGCTAAGAGCTATGGTCATTTGGATGGAAGCACAACACAGCCTGAGCCGCTGCTCATGATGGCGAAGTGCCAGAGCTTAGCCGGTGTACCGTTTTACTCGGCTAAAAATGGCACGGTTGGTGTGTTTTCGGACTATCAACAGCCTTCCATTCAGCCGCATCAATCAGATCCAAAACGGCTGGAGAGGTTTTCTGACCCTCAGAAGCGCAATGGGGTGGAATTCATCTCAGGTTTCCAGCAGCCTAGTAAAATCTCACGTTTTGGGGGTGCTGGTATCCTTGTTAGTGGTGTCTCAGACCCTGTGGCTGCTCTCAAGGCGCAGTATGGTCCCGGTTCTAAGGTTATGGGCAGTGACGTGGATCCTTGGAAGGACATAGGCAGCAGGTAG
- the LOC117849715 gene encoding uncharacterized protein isoform X2 has translation MPPPPPDRRDYLYREGRRHDGGGAGDPLLPPAPTPPRWRDSPYHPPPPPPLRDHARPSPRRAPSSASSEGYYRQGGGAYDRSYPDEPPLGYTPSRSDRYWVEDDGGGYKSFGRYGGGGGGRRDGREVRGSYRRSPFRGYGSDFSRNHPEQPPPPPPRRSPLRSVAVPICYDPPGNRVDRGDRDNLPRVTPWRRRESRSEAADAAGAGPVSLGQTTRPASSEKEASAQPPAGSAPLGTEDEAPRKKARLGWGQGLAKYEKQKVHGPADPAEAVADGSPAEAEQKTAFPVPVLPAPPASAPAPEPPAAPAPPPPAAPAPPPPAVPAPPPPAAPAPLPEPPAEPVPEPPAAPAPVLVPVPAPAPAPVPAPAPAPVPAPAFCTSPVDTPSSAPPYCTSAPEDKSCEQTGTVTNPTKDVPEAADKAVNNEFSINLDQLGDDPINSLANMLADLLQHDDSCSGDSKGPTSTSKLLLLKESISKEIEKTELEIDLLEGELKSVNTEAGTAVEGSPTGVTYAENLSPSSGTSKVPESAEISQASHVMKEPGELIPSPKPPVVQDADVKGADMMEIEPAPVRNAKTLSSEESAVSPGVAEGPVCAAADLSPLKASERAGSQNDMHNDRLETSSCHVNADSIKTEISDDIPVTQCSDHDHKYSLFGSVTSANNNIAKVMNESLFKSLPADTPHLDLLASSHLLSQRKNDHHIRERLGVCKNRLRLKEQILTLKFKAYRHLWKEDLRLLSAKKQRPKSNKRIDQSNRTSHIGSQRQRSSNRSRLAMPAGNLSTFSTPEMSDVASKLFSEFQIKRCRNYLKMPALIIDEREKERSRFVSKNGFVDDPVLVEKERVMINPWTQEEKEIFMEMFAKFGKDFSKISSFLMHKTTADCVEFYYKHHKSDSFREVKKLLDLRQQQPASNFLGAKSGKKWNPEANAASLDMLGVASVVAAHGLEYANRVEKISAKSLIRTAYGSNVSFAAKKSSDMECIDNVPLHERESVAADVLAGICSTLSPEGMGSCITSSADPGQKISMTRMEHGLAPEIDRSIDEEDTLSDQECEVDPVDWNDDEKSVFIEAMNNYGKDFARISSCVKSKSYEQCKVFFSKARKSLGLDLIHQGAADVSMPTSDTNGGRSDTDEACAAEMDSAICSTQSCSEIEKDVCPTEKAIGGIITKQPELNISNGFDVVDGKTEEDEKKADKNCSIVDHGRFNEDTHQVACGTIDINCPESTEKLQGKDDVVDQVNMQNNSAISSSPEQAMAAHPEVRSSLHSVEVLHQTNKAPLGSGTDASQMEECSNQALDNKLRKAGNSGASACIASDISTKDNVHFANMTGASTISPAFPPSYKHSVPADMPPTKPKPLVTPLTPKDLMPVQFSSAVPDPTVICFDGIASITMPNFDDSGNRVSSALGAKDMSKYPAFKDPTEWQVQQLGPSKHF, from the exons atgcctccgccgccaccggatcGGAGGGACTATCTGTACAGGGAGGGCCGcaggcacgacggcggcggcgcgggcgacccGCTCCTGCCGCCCGCCCCCACGCCACCGCGCTGGCGGGACTCGCCGtaccacccgccgccgccaccgcccctgcgGGACCACGCGCGGCCCTCGCCCCGTCGGGCGCCGTCGTCGGCCTCCTCAG AAGGTTACTACCGACAGGGCGGTGGCGCGTACGACCGCTCCTACCCTGATGAGCCGCCGCTAGGCTACACGCCCTCGCGCTCAGACCGGTACTGGGTGGAAGACGACGGCGGGGGATACAAGAGCTTCGGCCGGtatggtggtggaggcggcggccggagggacGGCCGTGAGGTGAGGGGTTCTTACCGAAGGTCCCCGTTCAGGGGCTATGGAAGTGACTTCTCCAGAAACCATCCGGAGCAgccccctccgccaccgccgaggaGGTCTCCGTTGAGGTCAGTCGCTGTTCCGATCTGCTATGACCCTCCGGGCAATAGAGTTGACAGGGGGGATAGGGACAACCTCCCACGGGTGACACCAtggcggaggagggagagcaGATCTGAGGCTGCGGATGCCGCTGGGGCTGGACCTGTGTCTCTTGGCCAGACCACTCGACCGGCCTCCTCAGAAAAGGAGGCTTCAGCTCAGCCTCCAGCTGGTTCAGCTCCTCTTGGAACTGAGGATGAGGCGCCAAGGAAGAAGGCTCGACTTGGATGGGGGCAAGGTTTGGCCAAGTATGAGAAGCAGAAGGTGCACGGCCCTGCAGATCCTGCTGAAGCTGTTGCTGAtgggagcccagctgaggctGAACAGAAGACTGCTTTTCCTGTGCCTGTGCTGCCTGCACCTCCTGCTTCTGCGCCTGCACCTGAGCCTcctgctgcacctgcacctccgcctcctgctgcacctgcacctcCGCCTCCTGCGGTGCctgcacctccacctcctgcggCGCCTGCACCTCTGCCTGAGCCTCCTGCAGAGCCTGTGCCTGAGCCACCAGCTGCGCCTGCACCTGTGCTGGTGCCGGTGCCTGCACCTGCGCCTGCCCCGGTGCCTGCACCTGCGCCTGCCCCCGTGCCTGCACCTGCGTTTTGCACTTCTCCAGTTGATACACCATCATCTGCACCACCATATTGTACCTCAG CACCTGAAGATAAATCATGTGAACAGACGGGTACGGTCACCAACCCTACTAAAGATGTCCCTGAAGCTGCTGATAAAGCTGTCAACAATGAGTTCTCCATTAATTTAGATCAGCTGGGGGATGATCCTATTAATTCCCTTGCAAACATGCTTGCTGACCTTCTTCAGCATGATGATTCTTGCTCTGGGGATTCAAAAGGTCCAACCAGTACAAGTAAGCTGCTGCTACTGAAGGAAAGCATTTCCAAGGAGATCGAAAAAACTGAATTAGAGATTGATTTGTTGGAAGGTGAACTTAAATCTGTGAATACTGAGGCTGGAACAGCTGTTGAAGGTTCTCCCACAGGTGTCACTTATGCAGAAAATCTTTCACCTTCTAGTGGGACATCAAAGGTCCCTGAAAGTGCTGAGATCTCTCAAGCATCTCATGTGATGAAAGAACCAGGGGAGCTCATCCCTTCTCCCAAGCCACCTGTGGTGCAGGATGCTGATGTCAAAGGTGCTGATATGATGGAAATCGAGCCAGCTCCAGTTCGTAATGCTAAAACACTTTCCTCAGAAGAGAGTGCTGTATCTCCTGGAGTTGCAGAGGGTCCGGTCTGTGCTGCTGCTGATCTTAGCCCATTGAAAGCTTCTGAACGAGCTGGCTCTCAAAATGATATGCACAATGATAGGTTGGAAACTTCTTCATGCCATGTTAATGCTGATTCCATCAAAACAGAAATCAGTGATGACATACCAGTGACGCAATGCTCAGACCATGATCATAAGTATAGCTTATTCGGTTCAGTTACATCTGCCAATAATAATATAGCCAAAGTAATGAATGAATCGCTATTTAAATCATTGCCTGCTGATACACCCCACCTTGATTTATTGGCATCAAGTCATCTTCTGAGCCAAAGGAAGAATGACCATCATATTAGAGAGAGGCTTGGGGTATGTAAAAATAGGCTGAGATTGAAGGAGCAGATTCTTACCTTAAAGTTCAAGGCATATCGTCACTTGTGGAAAGAGGATCTGCGACTACTTTCTGCAAAGAAACAACGCCCAAAGTCTAACAAGCGCATTGATCAGAGCAACCGGACATCACATATTGGATCTCAGAGGCAACGCTCTTCCAACCGCTCACGATTGGCCATGCCTG CTGGTAATTTAAGTACATTCTCGACTCCAGAAATGTCAGATGTTGCAAGCAAGTTattttcagaatttcagatTAAGCGCTGCAGAAACTACTTGAAAATGCCTGCCCTGATTATAGATGAAAGAGAGAAGGAACGCTCGAGGTTTGTCAGCAAGAATGGCTTCGTTGATGACCCTGTTTTAGTAGAGAAGGAGCGGGTAATGATAAATCCATGGAcacaagaagaaaaggaaatatttATGGAGATGTTTGCTAAATTTGGTAAGGATTTCTCCAAGATCTCCAGTTTCCTTATGCACAAAACTACTGCCGACTGTGTTGAGTTCTACTACAAGCATCATAAATCAGACAGTTTCCGAGAAGTCAAGAAACTTTTGGACCTTCGTCAACAACAACCTGCTAGCAATTTTCTGGGAGCAAAATCTGGGAAGAAATGGAATCCTGAGGCGAATGCTGCTTCTCTTGATATGCTAGGGGTAGCATCAGTAGTAGCTGCCCATGGCCTTGAATATGCAAACAGAGTGGAGAAAATCTCTGCGAAATCCCTCATCCGGACTGCATATGGGTCCAATGTTTCCTTTGCGGCCAAAAAATCTTCTGACATGGAATGCATTGACAATGTACCTTTGCATGAGAGAGAATCTGTAGCTGCTGATGTGTTAGCAGGGATATGTAGCACTCTCTCTCCTGAGGGAATGGGCTCGTGCATTACTAGTTCTGCTGATCCTGGTCAGAAGATTAGCATGACAAGAATGGAGCATGGCTTAGCCCCTGAAATTGACAGAAGCATTGATGAGGAAGATACACTCTCAGATCAAGAGTGTGAAGTTGATCCAGTTGATTGGAATGATGATGAGAAGTCAGTTTTCATCGAGGCTATGAATAACTATGGAAAGGATTTTGCTCGGATTTCATCATGCGTGAAGAGCAAGTCGTATGAACAGTGCAAAGTATTCTTCAGCAAGGCTCGGAAATCACTTGGTTTGGATTTGATCCATCAAGGAGCAGCTGATGTTAGTATGCCAACTAGTGATACAAATGGAGGGCGGAGTGATACTGATGAGGCCTGCGCTGCTGAAATGGATTCAGCAATCTGTAGCACACAGTCATGTTCAGAAATTGAGAAGGATGTATGTCCTACTGAAAAAGCCATTGGAGGTATAATCACTAAGCAGCCAGAACTTAATATATCAAATGGGTTTGATGTTGTAGATGGTAAAACTGAGGAAGATGAGAAGAAAGCTGATAAAAATTGCAGTATTGTTGATCATGGAAGGTTCAATGAAGATACTCATCAAGTAGCATGTGGTACTATTGACATTAATTGCCCAGAAAGCACAGAGAAACTGCAAGGAAAAGATGATGTCGTTGACCAAGTAAATATGCAAAACAATAGTGCCATCAGCTCCTCGCCTGAGCAAGCAATGGCAGCGCACCCGGAAGTCAGATCCAGTTTACATTCTGTCGAGGTACTTCATCAAACAAACAAAGCCCCTTTGGGTAGTGGCACTGATGCTTCCCAGATGGAAGAGTGTTCAAACCAAGCTCTTGATAATAAACTAAGGAAAGCTGGAAATTCTGGTGCCTCAGCTTGCATAGCTTCAGATATCTCTACTAAGGACAATGTTCACTTTGCAAACATGACTGGTGCTTCCACCATTAGTCCTGCATTTCCTCCAAGCTATAAGCACTCTGTGCCAGCAGATATGCCTCCAACAAAACCAAAGCCACTGGTTACTCCCCTTACCCCAAAAGATTTAATGCCTGTGCAGTTCAGTTCTGCGGTTCCTGATCCTACCGTGATTTGTTTTGATGGCATAGCTTCAATAACTATGCCCAATTTTGATGACAGTGGCAACAGAGTCAGCAGTGCTTTAGGGGCCAAAGACATGAGCAAGTACCCAGCTTTTAAAGACCCAACTG AATGGCAGGTCCAGCAGCTTGGGCCTTCCAAACACTTCTGA